The Novosphingobium terrae genome has a window encoding:
- a CDS encoding tetratricopeptide repeat protein — translation MGLNIEETKAVERFRNAIVEPSMTNLVILDFWAEWCGPCKQLTPVLEKVAAEYADKGVILAKVNVDEERFIADQFRIQSIPTVYAMFQGQPVADLTQARTESQVKALLDKLLAQLPIQPGGEAAPDIAPLLALGEEALDEGDAERAGSIFIQILEVAPESAPAHAGLIRSLIAMGQIEEAEGVLEQLPEGADKDPAIERARAALTLAKDKPEDGELAALRAAHEAAPQDMDAGLAYANGAFAAGQRDAAADTLLDMITADRGWNDGAARAKLLQIFEAIGLEDPWVSATRRRLSTVLFG, via the coding sequence CTGGGCCTGAATATTGAGGAAACCAAGGCGGTCGAGCGCTTCCGCAACGCCATTGTCGAACCGTCGATGACCAATCTGGTCATTCTGGATTTCTGGGCCGAATGGTGCGGCCCCTGCAAGCAGCTGACGCCCGTTCTGGAAAAGGTTGCCGCCGAATATGCCGACAAGGGCGTGATTCTGGCCAAGGTCAATGTGGACGAGGAACGCTTCATCGCCGACCAGTTCCGCATCCAGTCGATCCCAACTGTCTATGCCATGTTCCAGGGCCAGCCCGTGGCCGACCTCACGCAGGCCCGCACCGAATCGCAGGTGAAGGCGCTGCTCGACAAGCTGCTGGCGCAATTGCCGATCCAGCCCGGCGGTGAGGCCGCCCCCGACATCGCTCCGCTGCTGGCGCTGGGCGAAGAGGCGCTGGACGAGGGCGATGCCGAGCGCGCCGGTTCGATTTTCATCCAGATTCTGGAAGTGGCCCCCGAAAGCGCTCCGGCGCATGCGGGCCTGATCCGCTCGCTGATCGCCATGGGCCAGATCGAGGAAGCCGAGGGCGTTCTCGAACAATTGCCCGAAGGCGCCGATAAGGACCCCGCCATCGAACGCGCCCGCGCCGCCCTGACGCTGGCCAAGGACAAGCCCGAGGATGGTGAACTGGCCGCCCTGCGCGCCGCCCATGAAGCCGCGCCTCAGGATATGGACGCCGGGCTCGCCTATGCCAATGGCGCCTTCGCCGCCGGACAGCGCGATGCCGCCGCCGACACGTTGCTGGACATGATCACCGCCGACCGCGGCTGGAACGATGGCGCCGCCCGCGCCAAGCTGCTCCAGATCTTCGAGGCGATCGGTCTGGAAGACCCCTGGGTTTCGGCCACGCGCCGCCGCCTGTCGACCGTGCTGTTCGGCTGA
- a CDS encoding LON peptidase substrate-binding domain-containing protein, with product MARLSIFPLAGAILYPGLTLPLHIFEPRYCALVSDCLARDRRIGMIQPREDAPPSRTHPPLFEMGCVGHIGDVETLEGGRFNIVLEGVSRFRLLHELEVKTPFRQIEAELIEEEECRALAPVERALFEREARDFARTHGYRVDWEQVSRLDDTSLINGVAQIAPFDAASKQALLEASDVPERCALLVQLMQFYGRRDGDDQRATLQ from the coding sequence ATGGCGAGGCTTTCCATCTTTCCTCTGGCCGGGGCGATCCTTTACCCCGGCCTCACCCTGCCGCTCCACATCTTCGAGCCGCGCTATTGCGCGCTGGTCAGCGATTGCCTCGCCCGCGATCGCCGCATCGGCATGATCCAGCCGCGCGAGGATGCTCCCCCATCGCGGACCCATCCGCCTCTGTTCGAGATGGGCTGCGTGGGCCATATCGGCGATGTGGAGACGCTTGAGGGCGGTCGCTTCAACATCGTTCTCGAAGGCGTCTCGCGCTTCCGCCTGCTGCACGAACTGGAGGTGAAAACCCCCTTCCGCCAGATCGAGGCTGAGCTGATCGAGGAGGAGGAATGTCGCGCGCTTGCTCCGGTGGAACGCGCGTTGTTTGAACGGGAAGCCCGCGATTTCGCTCGTACCCACGGCTATCGTGTGGATTGGGAGCAGGTCTCGCGGCTGGACGATACATCGCTGATCAATGGCGTCGCGCAGATCGCGCCTTTCGATGCGGCGTCGAAGCAGGCGCTGCTGGAGGCTTCAGATGTGCCGGAGCGGTGTGCCTTGTTGGTGCAGCTGATGCAGTTCTACGGGCGCCGCGATGGGGACGACCAACGGGCGACTTTGCAGTAG
- a CDS encoding MarC family protein, which produces MLDLFISTFATLFVVIDPVGCAPIFAGLTAGYSPAHARATALRASVIATVILLVFALFGKALLAALHIELNAFRIAGGMMLFLIALEMVFEKRTQRREERVEKVKHTPEPHEDVSVFPMAMPMLAGPGSIATVMLMMGHATDRASSLVVLAALGSVLVLSLLALLAAHPLMNLLGSRVEAVVTRVLGVLLGALAVQYVIDGVRGAILGG; this is translated from the coding sequence ATGCTCGATCTGTTTATCTCCACCTTCGCCACGCTTTTCGTGGTGATCGACCCCGTGGGCTGCGCGCCCATCTTCGCGGGCCTTACCGCCGGCTACTCACCGGCCCACGCCCGCGCCACGGCCCTGCGCGCCAGCGTGATCGCCACGGTGATCCTGCTGGTCTTCGCCCTGTTCGGCAAGGCGCTGCTGGCGGCGCTCCACATCGAACTCAACGCCTTCCGTATCGCGGGCGGCATGATGCTGTTCCTCATCGCGCTGGAAATGGTCTTCGAAAAGCGCACCCAGCGCCGCGAAGAACGCGTCGAGAAGGTCAAGCACACGCCCGAACCGCATGAGGACGTCTCCGTCTTCCCCATGGCCATGCCGATGCTGGCGGGGCCGGGCTCCATCGCCACGGTGATGCTGATGATGGGCCACGCCACGGACCGCGCCAGCTCGCTGGTGGTGCTGGCGGCGCTGGGCAGCGTGCTGGTGCTGTCCTTGCTGGCCCTGCTGGCGGCGCATCCCTTGATGAACCTGCTGGGGAGCCGGGTGGAAGCCGTGGTGACGCGGGTGCTGGGCGTGCTGCTGGGTGCTTTGGCGGTGCAGTATGTGATTGATGGGGTGCGTGGGGCGATTTTAGGGGGTTAA
- a CDS encoding YggT family protein — MLLTLLDIIAYVLDLMSTLLIVYLVLGLLISFNVVNLHNQFVAAVWRGLSALFEPVLAPIRRVLPDTRPLDLSPMALIVLINIAGIVLSHTSRAIQ; from the coding sequence ATGTTGCTTACCCTGCTCGATATCATCGCTTACGTTCTGGATCTGATGAGCACCTTGCTGATCGTCTATCTGGTGCTGGGCCTGCTGATCAGCTTCAACGTGGTGAATCTGCACAACCAGTTTGTCGCTGCCGTGTGGCGCGGGCTGTCGGCCCTGTTCGAGCCTGTGCTGGCCCCCATCCGCCGCGTTCTGCCCGATACGCGCCCGCTGGACCTTTCGCCCATGGCGCTGATCGTGCTGATCAACATCGCGGGCATCGTGCTGAGCCACACCTCGCGCGCCATCCAGTGA
- the argB gene encoding acetylglutamate kinase has translation MSDAPATPLSLDTLLAKAETLIEALPYLKRYEGRTFVVKYGGHAMGDPALAQDFAEDIVLLKAVGINPVVVHGGGPQIGRMLKALGIESQFVNGLRVTDKATAEVAEMVLSGAINKELVSWIGKAGGKAVGISGKDGAMVTARKVVAQKKGKAIEDPEGGEALVVDLGFVGEPETIDTSVLETLSGAGLIPVIAPIAVGADGETYNINADTMAGSIAAAIGAARLFLLTDVPGVLDKDKNLLTDLTPSDILALEQDGTISGGMIPKLQTCTLAVEAGCEAAVVLDGRVPHAMLLEFFTSRGAGTLIRKA, from the coding sequence ATGTCTGATGCACCCGCCACCCCGCTGTCGCTCGATACCCTGCTGGCCAAGGCCGAAACGCTGATCGAGGCGCTGCCTTACCTCAAGCGCTACGAAGGCCGCACCTTCGTGGTGAAATACGGCGGCCACGCCATGGGCGACCCGGCGCTGGCGCAGGATTTCGCCGAGGACATCGTGCTGCTGAAAGCCGTGGGCATCAACCCGGTGGTCGTCCATGGCGGCGGCCCGCAGATCGGGCGCATGCTGAAGGCGCTGGGCATCGAATCGCAGTTCGTCAACGGCTTGCGCGTGACCGACAAGGCCACCGCCGAAGTGGCCGAAATGGTGCTTTCCGGCGCGATCAATAAGGAGCTGGTCAGCTGGATCGGCAAGGCAGGCGGCAAGGCTGTCGGCATTTCCGGCAAGGACGGCGCCATGGTCACCGCACGCAAGGTCGTCGCCCAGAAGAAGGGCAAAGCCATCGAGGACCCCGAGGGCGGCGAAGCTCTGGTGGTCGACCTCGGCTTCGTGGGTGAGCCTGAAACCATCGACACCTCGGTGCTGGAAACCCTCTCGGGCGCCGGGCTGATCCCGGTGATCGCCCCCATCGCCGTGGGCGCCGATGGCGAGACCTACAACATCAACGCCGACACCATGGCCGGCAGCATCGCCGCCGCCATCGGCGCCGCGCGCCTGTTCCTGCTGACCGATGTGCCCGGCGTGCTGGACAAGGACAAGAACCTCCTCACCGACCTGACCCCCAGCGACATCCTCGCGCTGGAGCAGGACGGCACCATCAGCGGCGGCATGATCCCCAAGCTGCAGACCTGCACGCTGGCCGTGGAAGCGGGCTGCGAGGCGGCTGTCGTGCTGGATGGCCGCGTGCCGCATGCGATGCTGCTGGAGTTCTTCACCTCGCGCGGGGCGGGGACTTTGATTCGCAAGGCTTAA
- a CDS encoding queuosine precursor transporter: MQTQPTTSSNIPLSLFAGALLYGGLCVLAGVLGTKIASLGHWPVLGDLAVESGIFAFLLLVVLGSATAELHGPQTANRLVRFGFVPLIVSMILLVTVINVVPPAPFWHDQDAFARLLGQGARMQLAGLVSYGTSQTLNVAVFSRLAAGGRTSQLLWLRAWIASMLSQVVDTVIFITISFYGVLDSATGHPLPLGALMTGQIISKLTLSTIMVPPLIYVFVALGRWLDRR; encoded by the coding sequence ATGCAGACCCAGCCGACAACCTCTTCCAACATCCCCCTGTCCCTTTTCGCCGGAGCCTTGCTCTACGGCGGCCTTTGCGTGCTTGCGGGGGTGCTTGGCACCAAGATCGCCAGCCTTGGCCACTGGCCGGTGCTGGGCGATCTGGCTGTGGAATCGGGGATTTTTGCCTTCCTGCTGCTGGTCGTGCTGGGCTCGGCCACGGCGGAGCTGCACGGCCCCCAGACCGCCAACCGCCTGGTGCGCTTCGGCTTCGTGCCGCTGATCGTCTCGATGATCCTGCTGGTGACGGTGATCAACGTCGTGCCGCCCGCGCCCTTCTGGCACGATCAGGACGCCTTTGCCCGCCTGCTGGGCCAGGGCGCGCGCATGCAGCTGGCCGGGCTGGTCTCCTATGGCACCTCGCAGACGCTGAACGTCGCCGTGTTCTCGCGGCTGGCGGCGGGCGGGCGCACCTCGCAGCTGCTGTGGCTGCGGGCGTGGATCGCCTCGATGCTCAGCCAGGTGGTCGATACGGTGATCTTCATCACCATCAGCTTCTACGGCGTGCTGGACAGCGCCACGGGCCATCCGCTGCCGCTGGGCGCGCTGATGACGGGGCAGATCATCTCGAAGCTGACGCTCTCCACGATCATGGTGCCGCCGCTGATCTATGTCTTCGTCGCACTGGGCCGCTGGCTGGACCGACGCTGA
- the gmk gene encoding guanylate kinase, producing the protein MAETHPHTGDRLHRRGLMFILSSPSGAGKTSIARAILESDDEISPSISATTRAPRPGEVDGKDYYFVSQPEFDRMAEENEFYEWAHVFGKSYGTPKAAIREALKQGRDFLFDIDWQGTQQLSQKAGTDVVRVFILPPSLDELQRRLVGRGTDSEKVIASRMARARAEISHWDSYDYVVVNEDFDACLQEVRQILCAERLKRVRQTGLIPFVRELLKEEDEE; encoded by the coding sequence ATGGCCGAAACACACCCCCACACCGGCGACCGCCTGCACCGGCGCGGTCTGATGTTCATCCTCTCCAGCCCCTCGGGCGCGGGCAAGACCAGCATCGCGCGCGCCATCCTTGAGAGCGACGACGAGATCAGCCCCTCGATCTCCGCCACCACCCGCGCGCCCCGCCCCGGCGAGGTGGACGGCAAGGATTACTACTTCGTCTCGCAGCCCGAATTCGACCGCATGGCGGAAGAGAACGAGTTCTACGAATGGGCCCACGTCTTCGGCAAAAGCTACGGTACGCCCAAGGCCGCCATCCGCGAGGCGCTGAAGCAGGGCCGCGATTTCCTGTTCGACATCGACTGGCAGGGCACCCAGCAGCTGTCGCAAAAGGCGGGCACCGACGTGGTGCGCGTTTTCATCCTGCCGCCCAGTCTTGACGAGCTGCAGCGCCGTCTGGTGGGACGCGGGACGGACAGCGAGAAGGTCATCGCCAGCCGCATGGCGCGGGCTCGGGCAGAGATTTCGCACTGGGATTCCTACGACTACGTGGTGGTGAACGAGGATTTCGACGCCTGTTTGCAGGAAGTCCGCCAGATCCTGTGCGCCGAGCGCCTGAAGCGTGTGCGCCAGACCGGGCTGATTCCGTTTGTGCGCGAGTTGTTGAAGGAAGAAGACGAAGAGTAA
- a CDS encoding SspB family protein: MTDHTPDSLIPYDEIVQEALRAVVGRVLGQVADSGGYLPGSHHFYITFKTGAPGVDIPQHLHARFPDEMTIVLQNKFWDLTVAHDHFSVGLSFNQIPSKLTIPFAAITAFVDPAVDFGLQFQASVPDLDPEPHDEAENDSPDGAPVATSEDGSNVVTVDFGRKK, encoded by the coding sequence ATGACCGACCATACCCCCGACAGCCTGATCCCCTATGACGAGATCGTGCAGGAGGCGCTGCGTGCCGTTGTTGGCCGCGTGCTGGGCCAGGTGGCCGACAGCGGCGGCTATCTGCCGGGCAGCCATCATTTCTACATCACCTTCAAGACGGGCGCACCCGGGGTGGACATTCCCCAGCATCTGCATGCCCGCTTCCCCGATGAGATGACCATCGTGCTCCAGAACAAGTTCTGGGACCTGACGGTGGCGCATGATCATTTCTCGGTGGGCCTCAGCTTCAACCAGATCCCCTCCAAGCTGACGATCCCCTTCGCGGCGATCACGGCTTTCGTCGATCCGGCGGTGGATTTCGGCCTGCAATTCCAGGCCAGCGTGCCCGATCTCGACCCCGAGCCGCATGATGAGGCGGAGAATGATTCGCCCGATGGCGCCCCCGTCGCCACCAGCGAGGATGGATCAAACGTCGTCACCGTGGATTTCGGTCGCAAGAAGTAA
- the hisB gene encoding imidazoleglycerol-phosphate dehydratase HisB, translating to MRTATIARKTHETDIFVEINLDGTGQFDVSTGIGFLDHMVEQLSRHSLIDMTVKIKGDLHVDQHHTTEDCAIAIGQAVSKALADKAGIARYGQVYSPMDEALARVALDISGRPWLVWKAAFTQTRLGEMDTELFEHWFHSFAQAAGITLHCELLYGQNNHHIIEGLFKGLARALRQAVELDPRKGGAVPSTKGLLGDGSLEA from the coding sequence ATGCGCACAGCCACCATCGCCCGCAAGACCCATGAAACCGACATTTTCGTCGAGATTAACCTCGACGGTACGGGGCAGTTCGATGTCTCGACCGGGATTGGTTTCCTCGATCATATGGTCGAGCAGCTCTCGCGCCATTCGCTGATCGACATGACGGTGAAGATCAAGGGCGACCTGCATGTGGACCAGCACCACACCACCGAGGATTGCGCCATCGCCATCGGTCAGGCTGTGAGCAAGGCGCTGGCCGACAAGGCAGGCATCGCGCGTTATGGTCAGGTCTATTCGCCCATGGACGAGGCGCTGGCCCGCGTGGCGCTGGATATTTCCGGCCGCCCCTGGCTGGTGTGGAAGGCCGCCTTCACCCAGACGCGCCTTGGCGAGATGGACACCGAGCTGTTCGAGCACTGGTTCCACTCTTTCGCTCAGGCCGCGGGCATCACGCTGCATTGCGAGCTGCTCTATGGCCAGAACAACCACCATATCATCGAGGGCCTGTTCAAGGGCCTCGCCCGCGCGCTGCGTCAGGCGGTCGAGCTGGACCCCCGCAAGGGCGGCGCGGTGCCCAGCACCAAGGGCCTTCTCGGCGACGGATCACTGGAGGCGTAA
- a CDS encoding YciI family protein, translating to MFICNLTYIKPIEVIDSLLDAHVAWIKANHAAGHIVAWGRKVPREGGMIWMVGPDKAFAEALAAQDPFIVEGAAKVEVIEFAPGHIDPEFVKLAMGAM from the coding sequence ATGTTCATCTGCAATCTGACCTATATCAAGCCCATCGAGGTGATCGACAGTCTGCTCGACGCGCATGTCGCATGGATCAAGGCCAACCACGCCGCCGGTCACATCGTCGCCTGGGGCCGCAAGGTGCCGCGTGAGGGCGGGATGATCTGGATGGTCGGCCCGGACAAGGCTTTCGCCGAGGCGCTGGCCGCGCAGGACCCGTTCATCGTCGAGGGTGCGGCCAAGGTCGAGGTGATCGAATTCGCCCCCGGCCATATCGACCCCGAGTTCGTCAAGCTGGCTATGGGCGCGATGTAA
- the hisH gene encoding imidazole glycerol phosphate synthase subunit HisH — translation MLALIDYGAGNLHSVANALKAAGASDVAITADPDVVAKADRVVLPGVGSFKACAEGLNAIDGLVEAMETRVLTDKVPFLGICVGMQLLATRGVEHGITQGLGWIPGEVRLLEPADTSIKIPHMGWNDVIAMPGAPLVVGGEGYFLHSYHFVPEDEAHVLARTVHGVPVVAAVGRDNIVGAQFHPEKSQKFGLDVLSRFLEWQG, via the coding sequence ATGCTGGCACTCATCGATTATGGTGCCGGTAATCTCCACTCGGTGGCCAATGCGCTGAAGGCGGCGGGCGCGAGCGACGTTGCCATCACCGCCGACCCGGATGTGGTGGCCAAAGCCGACCGCGTGGTGCTGCCGGGTGTGGGGTCCTTCAAGGCCTGCGCGGAAGGGCTGAACGCCATCGACGGTCTGGTCGAGGCGATGGAAACCCGCGTGCTGACCGACAAGGTGCCGTTCCTCGGCATTTGCGTCGGCATGCAGCTGCTGGCCACGCGCGGCGTCGAGCATGGCATCACGCAGGGTCTGGGCTGGATTCCCGGCGAGGTGCGGTTGCTTGAACCCGCCGATACGTCGATCAAGATCCCCCATATGGGCTGGAACGATGTGATCGCCATGCCGGGCGCGCCTCTGGTTGTGGGCGGCGAGGGCTATTTCCTGCACTCCTACCATTTCGTGCCCGAGGATGAGGCCCATGTGCTGGCCCGCACCGTGCATGGCGTGCCCGTGGTGGCCGCTGTCGGTCGCGACAACATTGTGGGCGCTCAGTTCCATCCGGAAAAGAGCCAGAAATTCGGACTGGATGTACTGTCGCGATTTTTGGAGTGGCAGGGGTAA
- the hisA gene encoding 1-(5-phosphoribosyl)-5-[(5-phosphoribosylamino)methylideneamino]imidazole-4-carboxamide isomerase: MIVFPAIDLKAGQVVRLAEGDMARATVYGDNPAAQAQIFANAGSQFLHVVDLDGSFAGRAENREAVEGILQSFEGHVQLGGGIRTREAVAGWFDLGVSRVVMGTAALKDPQFVKDMAKEFPGGIVVAVDARDGFVATEGWAEVSDVSVVDLARRFEDAGVASLLFTDIGRDGLLKGANIEATVDLARRVDIPVIASGGVKGLDDIRMLSLHAHEGIEGVITGRALFEGRLDLAAAIAMAAKEG, encoded by the coding sequence ATGATCGTTTTCCCCGCCATCGACCTGAAAGCCGGCCAGGTCGTCCGCCTGGCAGAAGGCGATATGGCCCGCGCCACCGTCTATGGTGACAACCCCGCCGCTCAGGCGCAGATTTTCGCCAACGCCGGAAGCCAGTTCCTCCATGTGGTGGACCTCGACGGCTCCTTCGCGGGCCGCGCCGAGAACCGCGAGGCTGTGGAAGGCATCCTGCAGAGCTTCGAGGGCCATGTGCAACTCGGCGGCGGCATCCGCACGCGCGAAGCTGTCGCGGGCTGGTTCGATCTGGGCGTCAGCCGCGTGGTGATGGGCACCGCCGCGCTGAAGGACCCGCAGTTCGTCAAGGATATGGCCAAGGAGTTCCCCGGCGGCATCGTGGTGGCGGTGGACGCCCGCGATGGCTTCGTGGCCACCGAGGGCTGGGCGGAAGTCTCCGACGTTTCGGTGGTGGACCTCGCCCGCCGCTTCGAGGACGCGGGCGTCGCCAGCCTGCTGTTCACCGACATCGGCCGCGACGGCCTGCTGAAGGGCGCCAACATCGAGGCGACCGTCGATCTGGCGCGTCGCGTGGACATTCCCGTGATCGCCAGCGGCGGTGTGAAGGGGCTGGACGATATCCGCATGCTCTCGCTGCACGCGCATGAGGGGATCGAGGGCGTGATCACCGGGCGTGCGCTGTTCGAGGGTCGGCTGGATCTGGCGGCGGCTATCGCGATGGCGGCCAAGGAAGGTTAA